A single window of Euwallacea similis isolate ESF13 chromosome 32, ESF131.1, whole genome shotgun sequence DNA harbors:
- the AttD gene encoding uncharacterized protein AttD produces MNTQVFLIVFVAAVGLSAAVPILVEDEEGQQYYLIPAAGLVESRQRRDVFGQGGANGKTQSGYVGVNNPNGSGGSLGYGHTNGFGHTVSADARVPVWSNKNRFGESTLNVGGGATHHFGGPGGNQNLDKRVGINFNHRW; encoded by the exons ATGAATACCCAAGTCTTCCTTATCGTCTTCGTCGCTGCGGTGGGCCTGAGTGCTGCGGTACCGATTCTCGTTGAAGACGAAGAAGGACAGCAGTACTATCTGATTCCTGCGGCAGGCCTCGTGGAAAGTCGCCAAAGAAG GGATGTATTTGGTCAAGGGGGCGCCAATGGAAAGACCCAAAGTGGATATGTGGGAGTTAACAACCCTAATG GATCTGGAGGTAGTCTTGGTTATGGCCATACTAATGGATTTGGCCACACTGTTAGTGCCGATGCCAGGGTGCCAGTCTGGTCCAACAAAAATAGATTTGGGGAGTCAACCTTGAACGTTGGAGGCGGCGCAACTCACCACTTTGGAGGCCCTGGAGGCAATCAGAACTTGGACAAACGAGTTGGAATTAACTTTAATCATAGAtggtga
- the LOC136418006 gene encoding uncharacterized protein, translated as MKTQIFLFALVLVLDLGAAIPILVEDEEGQQYYLIPTAEPAENRQRRDVFGQGGANGKTQGGYVGVNNPNGSGGSLGYGHTNGFGHTVSADARVPVWSNKNRFGESTLNVGGGATQHFGGPGGNQNLDKRVGVNFNHRW; from the exons ATGAAGActcaaattttccttttcgcATTAGTTCTTGTACTGGACCTTGGTGCTGCAATACCGATTCTTGTTGAAGATGAAGAAGGGCAGCAGTATTATCTGATTCCTACTGCAGAGCCTGCGGAAAACCGCCAAAGAAG GGATGTATTTGGTCAAGGGGGCGCCAATGGAAAGACCCAAGGCGGATATGTGGGAGTTAACAACCCTAATG GATCTGGAGGTAGTCTTGGTTATGGCCATACTAATGGATTTGGCCACACTGTTAGTGCCGATGCCAGGGTGCCAGTCTGGTCCAACAAAAATAGATTTGGAGAGTCAACTTTGAACGTAGGAGGGGGCGCAACTCAGCATTTTGGAGGGCCTGGAGGCAATCAAAACTTGGATAAACGTGTTGGTGTTAACTTTAACCATAGATGGTGA